caacaacacccatcacacgcccaaccctcatacatatggcatccacttcaccattctttatttcatgattttcaaccataataagatactacaacatgaatagaaccttcataacacaaatacaagatcaaatcttacctttttctcttcaacttccaataggctagggtttccaaaagatgaaaaacaatgggttgatcgctccaacgatgcttccacgctacttagggacctcaatataatAGGTTTTCATCATCAAAATAATTTTAGAAGGACAAGAAATGgaggtggatttttttttttttttttttgggttgtggCCGTGAGCTCCTTAATGGAGGGAGcttcacttcttttttttttttttttttaagtgtggATGAAGAGAAAAATGAAGTGGTCATCTTTATTTAAGTTAGCAAGACTTGGTCAAGGTTCCTTGGCCCACATAATGAGTTGTTCCACTTAGAAGATGACACAAAGTTGTGTGGGcaccacatggaatttgtggatgactttccacttcaaattttatcacttttggtctcaaattttcctaattgttccataccaataaattcatgcacaacttatatctcaaaataaattcgaaggtcaagaatcccgactttgtatcccaaaataattttgtccttagcttatcataaataaatccggattattccactgtacaaaaatacgggttctaacatggCATTAGACCAAATCATGGTAAATCGAACGACAATTGTAGTAGCACACAGATTATCAACAATTAAGGGAGTGGATACAATTTCTGTGATGGAAAATGGAACCGTCATAGAAGAAGGAAACCATGACACTCTTATCAGTAAAGAAAATGGCCACTATGCCTCTCTCATCAAACTTCATATGGGATCTATATGATAGTAACGCTTAATTTGGCTATATACATTCCTCTAGCTTGTTATTTAGCTTGTTATTAAGACACTGGGAAATTGTCAAAAGTTGTACGTTACTGGCAGTAGCATATAACTCATATTATATTCATTCTTAATAGTAATATTAAATCTATGTTTAGCTATTCTTGCAAGGACATACAAGTGGTCAACATATTTAGATATTTGCTCAAAGTCAGAACCTTCAGTATCTCTTGAGTGGAAAAAGAGGAGGATGGACGAATTGTCATATACAAAGAAGATGCTTCTACTACAATTATACAATGTATTAGATCAAGATTTTCTTGAATCATAAATTCAGGTCTGCGACACGAGATGCAATGGTTTTCTTGCGTTTTCAATTAGACATGGCGGTCGAAGGCTTTGGATTTTGCAGCTCTCAAAAGGAGTTTAGTCTCATTCTTCAATGTGGAGAAACCAGAAATTGTTGTTGCTGCCTGTTGAAGTGACTATTTCGGTAAGTTAATTTATTCTTCAAGAGTACAAATGTTCATGAAACTGATTCTTTCTTCTTCTAATCCTATGTAGATTTATCCACGACATCAATATGGGCGCATGTTACATTTCTAGCGCGTGTTTTGGAAGTTAAAGCTCTCACCCTTTCTTCTACTGGTGAGTGTTCCGTTGGGGGATTTTGCACCTGTGTTATATGAATAAAAATGTTTATCAAATGTTTCCATTAGTTGAAATATCTCAGAGCTGATAGCTTCTTATATTATCAACTTACTCTTTGAACTTTGCAGGTCGAAAGTTGGAGATGGGAAAGAAATACATCCCAAAGTGCAATAGACGTGCATGCCAATGTATCTTTGTCAAAACAACAGTAAGGTTGTCATTTTCTCTCTAAATTGTCAGAAATTCAGATTTCTATTGTTCACAAGAGCAGAAAGCCAGAAACATCTAACTTattgtgttgggcccgtgctcagCATGGGTGTCATCTTATCTAGTTTATGTACAATTGTTTCATTTTGTTGTATTCCCCATAAAGGTAGAAAGCCTAAACTCTAGCACAAATATAACGCCACAAAATAAAAACTTAGAAATCTTCTAACCTTGTCAAGCCACCTCTATGTTTCTTGGAACTCTCGTTTCGATCTTTTAATGTGGAGCAACTTAAAAACCTAGGTCCGCCTTTGATGGAGAGGAGAGATGGGCTAAGGGAGAAAATGTGTTAAAGAAGTTACATTGCTGCATAATAGGTGAGGTCAACTTGGAAACCTCAATTAATCTTCTAGCACATGGATCATAATTAATGAACCTTTTTTCCTTAAACTTATTGATGCTATCATCCACTTAAGAAGTTAAGATTGGCAACTAATCTCTTTACTTTAAACATATATATCTTAGCCACTATCACAAGGAAACTACTTATATTAAATTTGGGACTTGATGTCTGCTCTGTAACTACATAATTAATTCAAAAGTCAAATTAATGCATTAAAGTTTACAAACTGGACTGGTGAGAGTACTCCCAACACTTTGCATATAAGTGCAAGGGCTCTCTCTGTTTCAATCATAAAACAGAGAGCTAAAATGGTCGAATCAACGATTCTTTCTCGAAAGATCATTAAGCCCTCCTCGTCAACCCCTTCTTCGTGTAGACGTCACAATCTCTCTTTCATTGATCACATTTCTACTCCTGCATATGCTCCAATTGCAGCTTTCTACTCCAAGCCTGCAAATTATAACATAAGCAAGATATCACAGATAGTTGAAAACTCCCTTTCAAAAGTTTTAACCTCTTATTATCCCTTTTCTGGAAGAATCGTGGATAATAAATACGTCGATTGCAATGACACTGGTGCTCAGTATTTAAATGTACGAATCAGTTGTCCAATGTATGAAGTTCTTAACAATCCCTATAATGATGCTGCAGATGTCGTCTTCCCGCAAGATTTGCCTTGGAGTAATACCTTAGATGGAAATCTACTGGTGGCTCAATTGAGCCATTTTGTTTGTGGTGGAATAGCAATTAGTGTATGTGTATCACACAAAATTGTTGATGGATACAGTCTTTCTAAATTCCTTAATGATTGGGCTGCTACATCTCGAAATGAGTTGGATTTCAAGCCATCCGCTCAATTTGATGCGGCTTCTTTCTTCCCACTAATGGATGATCCTCCATTTGTACGTGATTTTGTGCGTGAACCTCAACAATGCTTGTCAAGAACGTATAATTTCTCATCCTCTAATTTGAGAAGACTCAAGGATATTGTTGCAACGAATTCAGAAGTGCAGAATCCTACTCGTGTTGAAGTTGCCCTAGCACTACTTCACAAATGTGTATTGATGGCGAATTTCAGAGAGTTCAAACCATTTCTATTGTCCAGTGTGATGAATATACGCCCAACATTGCCCCTAATAAACACCATTGGAAATGCTACTTGCTTTTTTAGCTCAGCAACAACGACGGAAGATGAGATACAAGTGCCCCACGCCGTTGCTAGAGTACAGAAGGCTAAACAACATCTCCGAGACAAGTTGAAGGATACGAGTTCAGATCAGATAGCCTCGCATGCACTTGAATCAATAAAAGCGGCTGCAAACTCATCATCTGAGATCCTTTTTTGCAGTAGCTTGTGCAATTTTGGATTATATAAGACTGATTTTGGATGGGGTAAGCCCATAAGAGTGACCTTACCAAGTCATCCAATGAAGAACAATATCATTTTCTTGGATGACCCAAGTGGACAAGGGATAGATGCACTTATCACCTTGAAAGAAACTGATATGTTAATATTTCAGGTTAACAAAGAGCTCCTGGAATTTGCTTCTCCACTCGTTCCTTCACCGGAATTTGTTAAAAGCCGTCTTTAGCCAAATTCATGATTATGTGTGAACTTTATATcgcaagtgttttttttttttttttttgttcaagtaTTTTTTTTTCCCAATTTAGTTGttatcaatttttttattttttttttggcattctGTTTTCCCTGAAGCTGATGTTGTTATTAATCTGTATGCATACTTGTCTGCGCCGGGTTTTTATATCAAACTAAGTCAACTTATTATTATTAACCATAATCAAGTGATAGAAGTATATGCACAAACACGTCATGCATTTATTCATTTGATATAAACACCGGTGCAAGTAAGTTTTTATCGTATCGGGACTAGCTTCAGCGCTACTAATAACACTTTCTCTTGTATGGATGCATAATATATTTCgtctttaaccaaaaaaaaacaaatattgtAGTGTAGATAATTCCATTTTTTTGGTAATTAGGCATTTCATTAATCACCAAAATAATATCTACTAAGCAGAGCCAAATAACTCGCTCAACTTGATCAAAATTACTAAAGGCACTGCCTTCTCGCGCTAATTATAGAATTAGAAGATGCATTTGTTTAAAAATGTCCTACTGGCAGTAGGTGCTCAAACACTACATAAGCATGTTACTTTTCTAGCAATTGTATCCTCAGGAACCTACTTGTGCTCAAAGACTCTTGTGTTCCTCTCCATCCACACTGTATGAATTCAATTCTGCATATACCAGTTTCACCAATCCAGCTGCTTGGCTTTTGCCTTTTGTTCTGAGTAACAGCCACTGCTGATGTTGTTCCCAGTTCTGCCAAATATGCTGCTGGATTTGAAGCCATTGCATTAATCTAGTCCGCACCTTGACCACAAATGGGCAAGTAACAAATAAATGATCTCTAGTTTCATCCTCCCTTTTGCACAGCACACACTTGGGATCCACTTGAATGCCCCAGTTTAACAGTCCAGCTGGTGTTAGCAGCCTTTGTTGGAGCTGTAACCATATTGTGAAGATGGATTTAGGAATTGCATATCTCTTACAAACCAGTCCCTTCCAGCCAACTCTGGGATAGGTAGGCACCACCTGCAGATAAAAGTCTGATTACAATCTGTTAGCTATGTTGGCTGGGTTGGATTTAAGTTAGTTTGCTCTAGCTTCTATAATCTTCCTGACCATCAAGCTTGCTTGCTGTGGAATTATCGCAGTTTCCGACAATTGCccttttatgtagtttctatGGATCTATTTGATCCAAAGCTTGTCTTGTTTCCTAGCCAAATCCCAGCAGGTTTTTGTCACCACAGCCTTTTTTTCTGAGATTAATAAGATTCATGTCCCTTACTGCTTTTGGTGTACACATTCTATCCCATGCCACAAGTGCTCTCTTAGTGATGTAATTTGTTCTTGACCAAATATAGCTTCTACATTGAGCCTTAATTGCTTTCATTACTTTGACAGGAATGATGAAAAGCTAAGTCCAATAAGACGTACTCCAAAATTCACCGTTTTGACAAGTTAAGTCCTTCTAGTATATAACAACTTATTGGCTGTCCAAGATGAAGTCCCAGCTACAATCTTGTCTATTAAAGGCTGCCATTGTAGTATGGTGAGCTTCTTGGTGGCCAGTGGGATGCCAAGATATTTGCAAGGTAAATCACCTTGAAGGTAGCCTGATTTTTGCTGGATCAAGGCTCTATCTTCCAAAGAAACACCACCACAATAGATAAAGCTTTTGGAGAGCTTTGCTTGAAATCCAGAAGCAACAGTAAACAGTTTGAACTTGTCATGTAACAGCATCACTGATTGAACCAACAGAAGCAGATCATATTCAAAACTCAAGTGAGTTATATCAAGCTTAGAACACTTAGGCCATTTGAGCAGTTTCTCTCGTTTGAGCTCTTTCAATTGCCTACACAGATATTCCATGGAAATTGCAAATAGGCAAAGGGACATGGGATCCCCTCGTCTCAACCCTCTAGCTGAGGTAAATGGAGTGGTAAACTCCGCATTTGCCAAAACTGAGTAGTTGACAGAAACATCACCCATTTGCTGAACCTAGTTGGAAATCTCAGTCCTTCGAGCATTTGCTCCAAGTAACACCAATCCATTGTCTGATATGCCTTCTGAATATCTACTTTTATCATGCATCTAGGTGAAGTATGCTTCCTACTGTATGCTCTAACTAGCTCATGGGAAAGGATCACACCTTTCTTCCTGGCATAAACCCAACTTAAGTCTCAGAATCAATGAACTAATCACCTTTTGAATTTCGGAAGCCAATACCTTTACTGTTAGTTTGTACAATACAGTACAGTACGACAAGCAATTGGCCTATATCCTCAATTAAAGCCCATTTTTCAAGTTGTTGCATCAAATGTTTCTCAGAATCTGATACAGTATCTGAATATTGATCCACCAGTTTAGCTTGAACTTCTTGCAGTTCAGTTCTGATTTGAGCTATCCTCTCTGTTACCCCTTTGAGTTCAGCATTATTCAATTGAATCTTGTGCAACAAGACTTTCGAATTTTGTGGTTGTTAACTAAAGATATAGTGAGTGTATCAAAATATGTTTTTATAAGGTCTTATGGTCTGAAACGTGTCATGTGAAGAATTTGAATTATTGAgttgccaaaaaaagaaagagatatttttttaaacggcCTAAAAGAGAATgcaagacaaacaaattaaaacaaatGGAATACTCCATAAACAATTTTTGCATGAGTTGGCAACAATCATAGCGGACAGATATGAAaataggattaaaaaaaaaaaaaatctccttctgtttcaatttgtttgtcttacttgcCTTTTTAGTCCGTTCCAAAAATAATGTCTATTTTCTTTTTTGATAACTCCTTAATTTCAATTTTTCACATAACATATTTAAGACTACAAGTTCAAaaggcattttggtacattctacatatttttaatttaagaccacaaaatcTAAAAGTCTCTTTACTTTCTCAAACTCCatgtcaaatcaaaatcagacaaataaattaaaacaaatgaaatatgaaatagttatGTGTTTTCAGGACATGCCTCAGAATGCAACTTTATTCCGCTTTTAAGTAATGCGATGGAAGGGGATTCACAAAGTCAAATATTTTGCCTCAGTATTGTTTGATTGGATATATTTTTATGGGCAATTCGcagtaatgcccttattttggggtggtctttaatttttgccaatcaaaatgaaagtatttaacttttgcccttcgtctAAAACCTTAgggttctgggttcgaacaccTTCTCAggcgaaaataaaaaaaaaataaaaaaaagaattgCTAGGTGGAGGTTGCCTACAAACTCTGCCCCATCGGGCATAACCTCTGCCCCATCGGGCATAGTTTGCAGGCAAATTATGCTTGATGGGGCAAACTATGCCTTAGCAAACTCTGCTTTAAGGCAGAGTTTCGCAGgtaaaactctgtcttgcgaatctaAGTTCTACCTggctaaattttttaaaatttttgactgagcgggagttTGAACTCGAAACCTACGAGTTTTTAAgcaaagggaaaaaattaaagaccagtgcatttgaagggcactccgcacaaaaaaaatgtatctttaaaatgaaagaaaagataTTTGAAACGTGGCTTAAAATAAGTGATAGAAATTTGTGTGGGGACAAATCAtctaatgaaaaataaaataaaaatcttaAAAATTTATTCTTTTAAGGACAAACGAAAAAGAAAAGTGAGCCTCGTGATTGGGAGGCTGATATACACAAATCTCTCTTTTAGGGCATCATTTGGATATTGTCCTTATTATAAAGTTGTGCAAATATAGCTTGTAGTTTTAGTAGAAGAATAATGGATCATTGATCCTAATCACAATGTAaacgaagaagaagaaaaagaagaagtttGGAGGAAGAAGAATCAATGGTTTGGAGGAAGAAGCATCAATGAACTTTCATTATTGTGACGATGTATACAGGCAGTATACACGGTATATATACAACTGCAGCATGGTCAGTTAGTTATAACTAACTTGACTTATTTTAACTACTCAACTAGTGATAATTACACTTAGGTCCCTAAACTTCTATAATCCACAACATGACTACATAACTAACTTTAGGAACACATAACTAACTTTGTGAATATCCTTATAACTAACTTGCTtctacaaccccccccccccccccccacccacctCAAGCTATGAAGTAAAAGGATGTCTTGAACTCCTAGCTTGGAACTGAGATAATGGTGTTGAACTTTGCTTAACCCCTTTGTCAAAAGATTTGCTGGTTTCTCTTGAGTTGGAACATACTTGGTAGCAATTAGACCTTGTGTTATCTTTTTCCTGATGAAGTGGCAATCGATTTCTATGTGTTTGGTCCTTTCAAGGTAAATTGGATTTGCTGCTATGCTTTGCTATCAGTAATGATGTCAACTGGTTTCTTAACTTTAATATCCAATTCCTTCATCAATCCTAGCAACCATATAATTTCAATAACCACAGTTGCAATGCTTTTATACTCTGATTCTGTTGAACTCCTGGACACTATGGATTACTTTTTTGATTTCCATGACATTAGTGAGTTTCCCAACTTCACAAAATACCCTGAGACTGATTTCCTTGTATTTGGACATCATGTCTCTGCATCACAAAATGCAGTGATAGTGGTGTTTTGATCACTTGACAGTAACATCCCTTGGCCAGGTTGCCACTTTATGTACCTTACTATCCTTAATGCAGCTTCCATATGATTTTTCTTAGGCTGCTGTCAGAATTGGCTTAAGGTTTGTACCCCAAATGAAATATCAGGCCTGGTCATAGTTAAATATAGCAGTTTCCCTATCAGCTTTTGATATGCCCCTTGATCAGTTAAGGGATCATGTGTGCTTGGCTTTGAACTGTCTAGACTGTCAACCAAGTTTTCATACTCCTTTATTGTTAACCTCATGGTAGTATCAATAGGTGTTATAGCTGGTTTTAAAGCACCAGTCTTGGAAATGAGTTCAAGTGCATACTTTCTTAGGTGTTATAGCTAGTTTTGAAGAACTCAGACCAGTCTCAGAAATGAGTTCAAGTGCATACTTTCTTTGATGCATAAGGATGCCTTGCTTTGATATTGCAAATTTAATTCCTAGGAAATATTTGAGTTCACCCAAATCCTTCATTTTGAAGGACTGTTTCAGCTGCTTCTTGGTGTCTTCAATAACTTGTAGGCTGCTTCCAGTGATGAGCATGTCATCTACATATATAAGTAAAAAAATAATTCTGCTAATGTTTTCTTGGTGAACAAAGAATGGTCAAGTTCACTTTGCTTAAACTGAAAACTTAGTAAAGCCTCAAAAAACTTTACATTCCATTGCCTAGGTGCTTGCTTCAACACATATAAGGATTTAATGAGTGTTGACTCTTAAATCCTTGTGGAAGTTCCATATAGATCTCATTATGTAAATCACCTTGTAAAAAGGCATTAAAAACATCCATTTAGTGTATGTGCCACTTGTTCTGTGCTGCAATGGTCAATACAATTCTAAATGTCTTCATTTTCACCACAGGACGGAAAGTTTCTTGGTAATCAATACCTTCCTTTTGACTATATCCCTTTGCAACTAACCTTGCTTTGTACCTTTCTATCTCACCTGTGGACTTGTACTTCACCTGTATATCCATTTACATCAAATAGGTGATTTTCCTGCTGGTAAACTGACAATGTCCTAAGTATGATTGTCTTGTAAGGCTGATATTGCTGCATTCATTGTTTCTATCCACTTTGGATCAGATGCTACTTCTTTATATGTCTTTGGTTCTTAAATATTTGAGATTTTGGATAAGTAAGCTTGGTATTTAGGTGCTAGTCTGTCATAGGAAAGATATTGGGCCACGGCATAAGGATCATCATGTATGTTTAGTGAAAAGTCCTTCATCCATATTGATGGTTTTTTGCTTCTACCTTATGTTCTTGTATTTTGTTGTAGCTGATCAGGTGCAGGAATTTGTGGTAATGGATTTGTGGTACTGGAACTTGTGGTTCAGCAGTTTGTTGGATGGGTGCAGCATTTGTG
The sequence above is a segment of the Lycium barbarum isolate Lr01 chromosome 6, ASM1917538v2, whole genome shotgun sequence genome. Coding sequences within it:
- the LOC132600582 gene encoding acylsugar acyltransferase 3-like, yielding MVESTILSRKIIKPSSSTPSSCRRHNLSFIDHISTPAYAPIAAFYSKPANYNISKISQIVENSLSKVLTSYYPFSGRIVDNKYVDCNDTGAQYLNVRISCPMYEVLNNPYNDAADVVFPQDLPWSNTLDGNLLVAQLSHFVCGGIAISVCVSHKIVDGYSLSKFLNDWAATSRNELDFKPSAQFDAASFFPLMDDPPFVRDFVREPQQCLSRTYNFSSSNLRRLKDIVATNSEVQNPTRVEVALALLHKCVLMANFREFKPFLLSSVMNIRPTLPLINTIGNATCFFSSATTTEDEIQVPHAVARVQKAKQHLRDKLKDTSSDQIASHALESIKAAANSSSEILFCSSLCNFGLYKTDFGWGKPIRVTLPSHPMKNNIIFLDDPSGQGIDALITLKETDMLIFQVNKELLEFASPLVPSPEFVKSRL